In one Thermanaerovibrio velox DSM 12556 genomic region, the following are encoded:
- a CDS encoding septum site-determining protein MinC — protein MIQLKGMGGGLRCIIPEGLPDSDIPSALDDLVSQGEQVLKGAELVVDFEGRRVDGDLLCLVMKRLIWPLGIKVAAWRSLHGESLDLLKGAGLPVEEPRFSLPNRQPQPGQLPVMRLRRSLRSGQKVEHRGDVIVEGNVNDGAEVLAEGSVVVLGRLQGLVHAGTGGDEEAAVYARVFEAPQVRIGFKVGSMDRSDPWWGMPAVVSLEDGAVVVSQWPQV, from the coding sequence GTGATCCAACTTAAGGGCATGGGCGGTGGATTGCGCTGCATAATACCCGAGGGGCTTCCGGACAGTGACATCCCCTCAGCCCTCGATGATCTGGTATCCCAGGGGGAGCAGGTTCTCAAGGGGGCGGAGTTGGTGGTGGACTTTGAGGGCCGGAGGGTAGATGGAGACCTCTTGTGTCTTGTGATGAAGAGGTTGATATGGCCCCTGGGTATTAAGGTGGCCGCCTGGAGGTCCCTTCATGGTGAAAGCCTTGACCTCCTCAAGGGGGCTGGCCTTCCGGTCGAGGAGCCCCGTTTTAGCCTTCCGAACAGGCAGCCGCAGCCCGGGCAGCTCCCCGTCATGCGGCTCAGGAGGTCCCTCCGTTCCGGGCAGAAGGTGGAGCACCGGGGGGATGTGATAGTGGAGGGCAACGTTAACGACGGAGCAGAGGTGTTGGCGGAGGGGAGCGTGGTGGTCTTGGGTCGCCTGCAGGGATTGGTGCACGCGGGAACCGGGGGTGACGAGGAGGCGGCGGTGTACGCCAGGGTTTTCGAGGCCCCTCAGGTGAGGATAGGCTTCAAGGTGGGTTCCATGGACAGGAGTGATCCCTGGTGGGGCATGCCCGCGGTGGTTTCCCTGGAGGACGGTGCGGTTGTGGTATCCCAGTGGCCTCAGGTTTAG
- the minD gene encoding septum site-determining protein MinD: protein MGKVIVVTSGKGGVGKTTTTANLAVALAKMGRRVVAIDGDIGLRNLDLVMGLENRIVYTLVDVVEGSCRLNQAMVKDKRVDNLYMIPAAQTRTKDAVTAEQMEGLCAELREDFDYVLVDSPAGIEAGFRNAAHGADEALVVTTPEVSAVRDADRIIGLLESMGKAPIRLVINRIRPHMVKKKDMLSVDDVLEVLAVDLIGVVPDDESVVTSSNRGEPLTLGENSPAAMAFRDLAMRLEGQQVPFPPLEDESGKGIIAKFKRIFRG from the coding sequence TTGGGCAAGGTCATAGTGGTTACCTCCGGCAAGGGGGGGGTTGGCAAGACCACGACCACCGCCAACCTGGCGGTGGCGTTGGCCAAGATGGGTCGCCGAGTGGTTGCCATTGACGGGGATATAGGGTTGCGAAACCTGGACCTTGTTATGGGGCTTGAGAACCGGATAGTCTACACCCTCGTGGATGTTGTGGAGGGATCTTGCAGGCTCAATCAGGCGATGGTCAAGGACAAGCGGGTGGACAACCTGTACATGATACCTGCCGCTCAGACCAGGACCAAGGACGCGGTGACCGCCGAGCAGATGGAGGGCCTTTGCGCCGAGCTTAGGGAGGACTTTGATTACGTCCTGGTGGACAGCCCGGCGGGGATAGAGGCGGGTTTTAGGAACGCCGCCCATGGGGCCGACGAGGCCTTGGTGGTGACGACCCCGGAGGTCTCGGCGGTGCGGGACGCGGACAGGATAATAGGCCTGTTGGAGTCCATGGGAAAGGCCCCCATCAGGTTGGTTATCAACCGGATAAGGCCTCACATGGTGAAGAAGAAGGACATGCTCAGCGTGGACGACGTCCTGGAGGTCTTGGCGGTGGACCTCATAGGGGTCGTGCCGGATGATGAGTCCGTGGTTACCTCCAGCAACCGGGGAGAGCCCCTCACCTTGGGAGAGAATTCCCCCGCCGCCATGGCGTTCCGGGACCTTGCCATGCGGTTGGAGGGCCAGCAGGTTCCCTTCCCACCCCTTGAGGACGAATCCGGTAAGGGGATAATAGCCAAGTTCAAGAGGATCTTCAGAGGTTGA
- the minE gene encoding cell division topological specificity factor MinE, with the protein MGLLNRLFGGSSNSGVTAKERLQLVLIHDRSDISQEMMENLRRDLISVISKYMEIDENKIELELEKEDRSVALVASIPVVNVRRCGRTRNGKC; encoded by the coding sequence ATGGGACTGCTTAACAGGCTCTTCGGGGGCAGCTCTAACTCCGGCGTCACTGCCAAGGAGCGGCTGCAGCTGGTTCTCATCCACGACAGGAGCGATATCTCCCAGGAGATGATGGAGAACTTAAGGCGGGATCTGATATCGGTTATAAGCAAGTACATGGAGATCGACGAGAACAAGATAGAGCTGGAGCTGGAGAAGGAGGACCGCTCCGTGGCGCTGGTGGCCAGCATCCCGGTGGTAAACGTGAGGCGCTGCGGGAGGACGAGAAACGGCAAATGCTGA
- the rodA gene encoding rod shape-determining protein RodA codes for MLSGSRWDEIRKGMDLPLWFIMLALFGFGIVALFSASLGVRKANYGFPLKQLLWGLMGVAAYFGVVTLGYKKIMEESHRIYGATLLLLLLVLLMGHTAKGAQSWFSLGPVRIQPSEFGKIGLALFMSRHLCRFPPEDLKSLGLALGFSGISMVLLLLQPDLGSSLVYCAMIGAGLWVAGIKPKYMASLTAAGLSMLPLAWSFLKPYQKMRLMVFIDPKVDPLGAGYNVIQSRIAVGSGGIWGKGFLEGTQGRLHFLPEAHTDFIFSVFAEEFGFLGGLLVILLFAALIWRIFCVAMAAKDLRGKVMCSMVAAWIFFQTFESVAMSMGLAPVTGLPLPFFSYGGSSLLAEFIALGLVQSVAVQTSLERFD; via the coding sequence ATGCTGAGCGGTTCCCGTTGGGATGAGATACGGAAGGGGATGGACCTCCCCCTTTGGTTCATCATGTTGGCCCTCTTCGGGTTCGGCATAGTAGCCCTGTTCAGCGCCTCCCTGGGGGTGAGGAAGGCCAATTACGGTTTCCCGCTCAAGCAGCTGTTATGGGGGCTTATGGGAGTGGCGGCTTACTTCGGTGTGGTGACCCTGGGCTACAAGAAGATCATGGAGGAGTCCCATAGGATATATGGGGCCACGCTGTTGCTGCTCCTGTTGGTCTTGTTGATGGGACACACCGCCAAGGGTGCTCAAAGCTGGTTCTCCCTGGGTCCCGTAAGGATCCAGCCGTCGGAGTTCGGCAAGATAGGGTTGGCGCTTTTCATGTCAAGGCACCTATGCAGGTTTCCCCCGGAGGACCTAAAGTCACTGGGGTTGGCCCTGGGGTTTTCGGGCATATCCATGGTCCTGCTCTTGTTGCAGCCTGACCTGGGGAGTTCCCTTGTCTACTGTGCGATGATAGGGGCCGGTCTATGGGTGGCGGGCATCAAGCCCAAGTACATGGCATCCCTTACGGCGGCGGGGCTGTCCATGCTCCCCCTGGCGTGGAGCTTCCTCAAGCCTTATCAAAAGATGCGGCTTATGGTCTTCATAGATCCCAAGGTGGACCCCCTGGGGGCGGGTTACAACGTGATCCAGTCCAGGATAGCGGTGGGGTCCGGAGGCATATGGGGGAAGGGATTCCTCGAGGGTACCCAGGGAAGGCTGCACTTCCTCCCCGAGGCTCACACGGATTTCATCTTCAGCGTGTTCGCAGAGGAGTTCGGCTTTTTGGGAGGGCTTTTGGTGATCCTCCTCTTCGCTGCCCTTATATGGAGGATATTCTGCGTGGCCATGGCCGCCAAGGACCTAAGGGGCAAGGTCATGTGTTCCATGGTGGCCGCCTGGATATTCTTCCAGACCTTTGAGAGCGTGGCCATGAGCATGGGGCTTGCGCCGGTGACGGGACTTCCCCTGCCGTTCTTCAGCTATGGCGGTAGTTCCCTCTTGGCGGAGTTTATAGCCCTGGGGCTCGTGCAGAGCGTGGCGGTTCAGACCAGCCTGGAGCGTTTTGACTGA
- a CDS encoding TIGR03960 family B12-binding radical SAM protein, with translation MRFADTEDSRWPLWASVKRPARYVGGEYGLIPPKSGDGIVRICLAFPDVYEVGMSYLGFQIFYGLLKELPKSDVERAYCPWVDMERAMRERGEVLGSLDTGRPLRDFHAVAFTLQYELSYTNVLTMLDLGGIPLRSADRSDGDPLILAGGPGAFVAEPLADHVDAFFVGDGEVLWPRAVEVLSATMGMSRGERLRALASIEGVYVPSFWDGSVIKRQVLLDLDGGFYPRRMIVPSCGIVHDRVAVQVFRGCTRGCRFCQAGMIDRPVRERSGDSIVEQVRELLEFTGWEEVGFLSLATCDWSHLGEVMEKLQPLLNQRGVKLSLPSLRMDAFSVALAASLDTMRKGGLTFAPEAGTQRLRDVINKGVTDEDIDAAVRAAFEHRWDRVKLYFMMGLPTETEEDLRGIWEVCRRVLKIGRSMVKRPEVTVSLSGFVPKAHTPFQWEGQISMEELRDRGRFVKGLMSKERAVKLSYHEPGQTFLEGVFSRGDRALGAVLEEAWRRGARFDGWTETFNLDLWFEAFHASGVDPYRYTAPRRLEDPLPWDHIYPGVSKDFLLSERERALGAVVTPDCRHGTCNCCGFPPASCPVLLRNGGLSHGN, from the coding sequence ATGCGTTTTGCTGATACCGAGGATAGCCGATGGCCCCTTTGGGCATCGGTGAAGCGTCCCGCCAGGTATGTGGGTGGGGAGTACGGGCTCATCCCGCCTAAGAGTGGGGATGGGATAGTGCGCATATGTTTGGCCTTCCCGGACGTATACGAGGTAGGAATGAGTTACCTTGGGTTCCAGATCTTCTACGGTCTCCTGAAGGAGCTGCCGAAGTCCGACGTGGAGAGGGCTTACTGTCCCTGGGTGGACATGGAGCGTGCCATGAGGGAGCGCGGGGAGGTGTTGGGCTCCCTTGACACCGGCCGTCCCCTGAGGGACTTCCATGCGGTGGCCTTCACCCTCCAGTATGAGCTTTCGTACACCAACGTGCTCACCATGTTGGACCTTGGGGGTATACCCTTGAGGAGCGCCGATAGGTCCGACGGGGACCCGCTGATCCTGGCCGGAGGCCCCGGGGCCTTCGTGGCTGAGCCCCTGGCGGACCACGTGGACGCGTTCTTCGTGGGCGACGGGGAGGTGCTGTGGCCCAGGGCCGTGGAGGTTTTGAGCGCCACCATGGGGATGTCCCGGGGTGAGCGCCTCAGGGCCCTTGCCTCCATAGAGGGGGTTTACGTACCCTCCTTTTGGGACGGTTCCGTGATAAAGCGGCAGGTGCTCTTAGACCTGGACGGGGGTTTTTATCCCCGGAGGATGATAGTTCCATCGTGCGGCATAGTTCACGATCGGGTGGCCGTGCAGGTCTTTCGGGGGTGTACCAGGGGCTGCAGGTTCTGCCAGGCGGGTATGATAGATCGTCCCGTGAGGGAACGCAGCGGGGACTCCATAGTTGAGCAGGTGAGAGAGCTCTTGGAATTCACCGGTTGGGAGGAGGTGGGGTTCCTATCCCTTGCCACCTGTGACTGGAGCCATCTCGGCGAAGTGATGGAGAAGCTCCAGCCCCTGCTGAACCAGCGGGGGGTAAAGCTAAGCCTGCCGAGCCTTAGGATGGACGCGTTCTCCGTGGCCCTGGCGGCGTCGTTGGATACCATGAGAAAGGGCGGGCTTACGTTCGCCCCCGAGGCGGGGACCCAGCGTCTCAGGGACGTGATAAACAAGGGGGTTACCGACGAGGACATCGACGCCGCTGTAAGGGCCGCCTTTGAGCACCGCTGGGACCGGGTTAAGCTTTACTTCATGATGGGGCTTCCCACGGAGACGGAGGAGGACCTCCGGGGGATATGGGAGGTATGCCGGCGGGTACTCAAGATCGGGAGGTCCATGGTAAAGAGGCCGGAGGTCACGGTTTCCTTGTCCGGCTTCGTGCCCAAGGCTCACACTCCCTTCCAGTGGGAGGGGCAGATATCCATGGAGGAGCTGAGGGATCGGGGAAGGTTCGTGAAGGGGCTCATGTCCAAGGAGCGGGCGGTCAAGCTCTCCTACCATGAGCCGGGCCAGACGTTCCTTGAGGGGGTGTTCTCCAGGGGTGACAGGGCTCTGGGGGCGGTCTTGGAGGAGGCTTGGCGGAGGGGGGCTAGGTTTGACGGTTGGACCGAGACGTTCAACCTGGACCTTTGGTTCGAGGCATTTCATGCGTCTGGAGTGGACCCCTATAGATATACCGCCCCAAGGCGGTTGGAGGACCCCTTGCCCTGGGATCACATATACCCCGGGGTGAGCAAGGACTTCCTTCTCTCCGAGAGGGAGAGGGCCTTGGGGGCTGTGGTGACGCCGGACTGCAGGCATGGGACCTGCAACTGCTGTGGTTTCCCCCCTGCTTCCTGTCCTGTGCTTCTGAGGAACGGAGGGTTGTCCCATGGGAACTGA
- a CDS encoding TIGR03936 family radical SAM-associated protein — protein sequence MGTDFVRVRFGYSKRRGACFIPHQELPTLFGRGMRRAGLTLELTQGFSPHPRITLAPPLPVGVIGLFELGEVWVRRDTLGCFDRLNRVLPEGFAVEAAEVVEDGCPALSKLCNAGEYLLRLKNGGRHVS from the coding sequence ATGGGAACTGATTTCGTCCGGGTGCGCTTCGGTTACTCCAAGCGAAGGGGGGCCTGCTTCATCCCCCATCAGGAGCTTCCAACCCTGTTCGGACGGGGGATGCGCCGGGCGGGTTTGACGCTGGAACTGACCCAGGGGTTCTCCCCTCATCCGAGGATAACGTTGGCGCCGCCGCTTCCGGTAGGGGTGATAGGCCTTTTCGAGCTTGGTGAGGTATGGGTTAGGAGGGACACCTTGGGATGTTTTGATCGGCTTAATCGGGTGCTCCCCGAGGGCTTTGCCGTTGAGGCGGCGGAGGTGGTGGAGGATGGCTGTCCTGCCCTCTCCAAGCTTTGCAACGCCGGGGAATACCTGCTTAGGCTGAAGAACGGGGGGCGGCATGTCTCATGA
- a CDS encoding Rne/Rng family ribonuclease — protein MRRGKTIVANTLESEESRVAVLDPSGHLLDIYLERMWERQRAGEIYKARVDNVLPGMNAAFLNLGDGRNGFLYLADLGRKPSPGEELVVQVAKTARKGKGARVTPRVSLPGRYVVLVPDGRDVGVSKRVADEEERKRLKELGRQVLPEGFGMIVRTVAEGCGLDEMRCDVEDLMGLWDEISSAARRTAAPCLLYRDGGLLERVLRDELDRDVAEVVLDNPEDLETVTSMCLKFFGPSGGPEVTLYRGRGSVFEVYGVERELELALDKKVWLSSGAYLVIDQAEALTVIDVNTGKYTGAKDLRHTVLKTNLEAAEEVARQLRIRAIGGIVVVDFIDMDSEEDRKILLERLKELFKGDRHRARVFGITPLGLVELTRKRSRSDLRSVLTRGCPMCGSSGFVEREEASAMKLKRAIRKAVGSSSPEAILVAMNPHGARHCLEYLSSWEEEFRCRIFLKEDPSLQWGKFKLEYQGQLRQVEHRLVPSSGGAWVVHRTD, from the coding sequence TTGAGGCGCGGTAAGACCATAGTGGCCAACACCCTGGAGAGCGAGGAGTCGAGGGTGGCGGTGCTAGATCCCTCCGGTCATCTCCTGGACATATACCTGGAGAGGATGTGGGAGAGGCAGCGGGCCGGGGAGATATACAAGGCCCGGGTGGATAACGTGCTGCCCGGGATGAACGCCGCCTTCCTCAACTTGGGGGACGGGCGCAACGGTTTCCTGTACCTGGCGGATTTGGGGCGTAAACCCAGCCCCGGTGAGGAGCTGGTGGTTCAGGTGGCGAAGACCGCTAGGAAGGGCAAGGGGGCCAGGGTGACCCCCAGGGTATCGCTCCCGGGCCGCTACGTGGTGCTGGTGCCGGACGGGAGGGACGTGGGGGTCTCCAAGCGGGTGGCTGATGAGGAGGAGAGGAAGAGGCTTAAGGAACTTGGCAGGCAGGTGCTTCCCGAGGGCTTCGGCATGATAGTGCGTACCGTGGCGGAGGGCTGCGGTCTTGATGAGATGCGTTGCGATGTGGAAGACCTGATGGGCCTTTGGGATGAGATAAGCTCCGCCGCTAGGCGTACCGCGGCTCCGTGCCTTCTTTACCGGGATGGTGGGCTCCTCGAGCGGGTTCTGCGGGACGAGCTTGATCGGGACGTGGCGGAGGTGGTCCTGGACAACCCGGAGGACCTGGAGACCGTGACGTCCATGTGTCTTAAGTTCTTCGGACCCTCTGGGGGGCCGGAGGTGACCTTGTACAGGGGGCGTGGATCGGTCTTTGAGGTCTACGGGGTGGAAAGGGAGCTTGAGCTGGCGCTGGACAAGAAGGTTTGGCTCAGCTCCGGTGCCTACCTGGTGATAGACCAGGCGGAGGCGCTGACCGTCATAGACGTTAACACCGGGAAGTACACCGGTGCCAAGGACCTGAGGCACACGGTTTTGAAGACGAACCTGGAGGCGGCGGAGGAGGTGGCCCGCCAGCTTAGGATAAGGGCCATAGGCGGCATAGTGGTGGTGGACTTCATAGACATGGACTCCGAGGAGGACCGAAAGATCCTCTTGGAGAGGCTTAAGGAGCTCTTCAAGGGGGACCGGCACAGGGCCAGGGTCTTCGGCATAACCCCCTTGGGGCTGGTGGAGCTGACCCGGAAGAGGAGCAGGAGCGATCTTCGAAGCGTCCTCACCAGGGGCTGTCCCATGTGCGGTAGCTCCGGGTTCGTGGAGAGGGAGGAGGCTTCCGCCATGAAGCTGAAGAGGGCCATCCGCAAGGCGGTGGGGTCCTCCTCGCCGGAGGCCATCCTGGTGGCCATGAACCCCCATGGGGCCAGGCACTGTCTGGAGTATCTGTCCTCTTGGGAGGAGGAGTTCCGGTGTCGCATATTCCTGAAGGAGGATCCTTCCCTTCAGTGGGGGAAGTTCAAGCTGGAGTACCAGGGGCAGCTGCGTCAGGTGGAGCATCGCTTGGTCCCGTCTTCTGGGGGGGCTTGGGTTGTACATAGGACGGATTGA
- the smc gene encoding chromosome segregation protein SMC, whose protein sequence is MYIGRIDLKGFKSFGGVHQLPLEMGMVAIVGPNGSGKSNILDAIKWTLGEGAPSKLRISKQSDLLFQGSMSMPPAREAEVSILFRDGASSTIFTRRVQQDGTTLALVDGQRRTLLELEDAKRRIKMEGDRFAFIGQGEVSEVIQQRPMARRMLLESLLGIDFYRRRRNESSDRLKGVAEDLGRLMAFYGELLNRRREISREVEMAQEVERLRAQLEELQRCHYWWRRSGLEAEIREISDFLRSAQEERAVRTRWLKVWRSALAGLEAFGVSLKDRRAESEEALERARREMEELRRRGSSLGAVLMELRRSGEESSLELKTLEASKARMEEELREAVSQREESLREMLSLREQESSLSRKAEEVEERLRLGREAAQAAVKRSEEAKAALGTCLASLKALGVERLRGLEELRLAEESVEESRRSVAEAQAAFSEAEGRAEESVGSHRKALGECQALAEKVQAARREISKLRSSLEDMEETLELEVFPRPVQQVVSAARLGKLDATPRVLADVFRCPKEISGALDAFLGGRQFWILVRDMEESGRCIDFLKSRSLGRATFLPLERCVPRRPDRSLAMRAGVVGFAIDLIEVAEEYRPAMEHILGDLLVVEDYQVGKEITRTSFRGPVVTLEGDVFQPTGAVSGGRSKSQRSAVEMRQAIEAGRTRLKELEARLGEMEAALSELETREAELADLEKKCLQEVSLRRRELEEARLALSSQEARRDRQAGVLMDLDRSLKEAGRKVLELRERSVLPQGLEDLSKVEEELKAALESHRQVSTKLALAEERHAGASALADRVRSEVERLSSRLDHLRWSYKDREGRIASAVGELGEIGVRWMELRGQLVKAQRDLESAWSAMEALSAKYDRCRDRMARAMEALGRVDMALEELRRREASCAKELEDLMTTWEEVYPYPGVYEGPPGDGLRGKIRELERAIREMGPVDMGVLSESRSLDERLEFLKGQIDDSRRAMADLERVIAEADQRAQTVFMRSLKDIDDRFDSLFKRLFGGGEAHLEVMDSGGLWDSGVEITARPPGKRPQGIAQLSGGEQSLTAVALLFSSLEVAGCPIAVLDEVDAALDEVNLRRFADLAAESSAERQILVMTHRRITMERAGLLYGVTLREPGLSQVVGVKLEEWD, encoded by the coding sequence TTGTACATAGGACGGATTGATCTTAAGGGGTTCAAGAGCTTCGGAGGTGTTCATCAGCTCCCCCTGGAGATGGGCATGGTGGCCATAGTAGGGCCCAACGGGAGCGGCAAGAGCAACATACTGGACGCCATAAAGTGGACCCTTGGTGAGGGGGCCCCGTCTAAGCTTCGGATAAGCAAGCAGAGCGACCTGCTCTTTCAGGGATCCATGTCCATGCCCCCCGCTAGGGAGGCGGAGGTATCGATCCTCTTCAGGGATGGGGCGTCATCGACGATTTTTACCAGGAGGGTTCAGCAGGACGGCACCACGTTGGCGTTGGTGGATGGGCAGAGGAGGACCCTTCTGGAGCTGGAGGACGCCAAGCGGCGGATCAAGATGGAGGGGGACCGCTTCGCCTTCATAGGCCAAGGGGAGGTCTCCGAGGTCATTCAGCAGCGTCCCATGGCCAGGAGGATGCTCTTGGAGTCGCTGCTTGGCATAGACTTCTATCGCCGCCGCAGGAACGAATCCTCCGACAGGCTTAAGGGAGTTGCGGAGGACCTGGGGCGGCTCATGGCCTTTTACGGGGAGCTTTTGAACCGCCGGCGGGAGATATCCCGGGAGGTGGAGATGGCCCAGGAGGTGGAGCGCCTGAGGGCCCAGCTGGAGGAGCTTCAGCGGTGCCATTATTGGTGGAGGAGGTCCGGTTTGGAGGCGGAGATCCGGGAGATCTCGGACTTCCTGCGGTCTGCTCAGGAGGAAAGGGCCGTTAGGACCCGGTGGCTTAAGGTGTGGAGGTCTGCCCTGGCAGGGCTTGAGGCCTTTGGGGTTTCCTTGAAGGACCGGCGGGCGGAGTCCGAAGAGGCGTTGGAGCGTGCCCGCCGGGAGATGGAGGAGCTGAGGCGCCGGGGTTCGTCCCTTGGGGCGGTGCTCATGGAGTTGAGACGCTCTGGGGAGGAGTCGTCGTTGGAGCTCAAGACCCTGGAGGCCTCGAAGGCCCGCATGGAGGAGGAGCTTCGGGAAGCGGTGTCCCAGAGGGAAGAGTCATTGAGGGAGATGCTTTCCCTGAGGGAACAGGAATCGTCCTTGAGCCGCAAGGCGGAGGAGGTTGAAGAGCGCCTCAGGCTTGGCCGCGAGGCTGCACAGGCGGCGGTCAAGAGGTCGGAAGAGGCCAAGGCGGCCCTTGGGACCTGTCTTGCGTCCCTTAAGGCCCTTGGGGTTGAGCGTTTGAGGGGGCTTGAGGAGCTAAGGCTCGCGGAGGAGTCTGTTGAGGAGAGCAGAAGGTCCGTTGCGGAGGCCCAGGCGGCCTTTTCTGAGGCGGAGGGTCGGGCGGAGGAATCGGTGGGGAGCCACCGAAAGGCCCTCGGCGAGTGCCAGGCCCTGGCGGAGAAGGTCCAGGCGGCGAGGCGGGAGATCTCGAAGCTCCGGTCGTCCCTGGAGGACATGGAGGAGACCTTGGAGCTTGAGGTGTTTCCGAGGCCGGTTCAGCAGGTGGTATCCGCTGCCCGCCTTGGTAAGCTGGACGCCACGCCCCGGGTTCTGGCGGACGTGTTCCGCTGCCCGAAGGAGATATCTGGGGCCTTGGACGCGTTCCTGGGGGGGCGGCAGTTCTGGATCCTGGTCAGGGATATGGAGGAGTCCGGGCGCTGCATAGACTTCTTAAAGTCTAGGTCCCTTGGCAGGGCCACGTTCCTTCCCCTGGAGAGGTGCGTACCCAGGAGGCCGGACAGGAGTTTGGCGATGAGGGCCGGCGTGGTGGGTTTTGCCATTGATCTGATAGAGGTTGCAGAGGAGTACAGACCCGCCATGGAACACATCCTGGGGGATCTCCTTGTGGTGGAGGACTATCAGGTTGGGAAGGAGATCACCAGGACCTCCTTCAGGGGGCCCGTGGTAACCCTGGAGGGTGATGTGTTCCAGCCCACCGGGGCGGTTTCGGGGGGACGCAGCAAGTCCCAGCGGAGCGCGGTGGAGATGCGTCAGGCCATAGAGGCCGGGAGGACAAGGCTCAAGGAGCTTGAGGCGCGCTTGGGCGAGATGGAGGCTGCTTTGTCGGAGCTGGAGACCCGGGAGGCGGAGCTTGCTGACCTGGAGAAGAAGTGCCTTCAGGAGGTCTCTTTAAGGCGCAGGGAGCTGGAGGAAGCCCGCCTTGCCCTGAGCTCCCAGGAGGCTCGCCGGGACCGGCAGGCGGGGGTTTTGATGGATCTTGACAGGAGCCTTAAGGAGGCGGGTCGCAAGGTCCTGGAGCTTAGGGAGAGGTCCGTTCTGCCCCAGGGTCTTGAGGACCTCTCCAAGGTCGAGGAGGAGCTTAAGGCCGCCCTCGAATCTCACCGGCAGGTCTCTACGAAGCTTGCTCTGGCGGAGGAGCGGCATGCGGGGGCCTCCGCCCTGGCGGACCGGGTGAGGTCGGAGGTTGAGAGGCTGTCTTCCCGGCTGGATCATCTGAGGTGGTCTTACAAGGACCGGGAGGGTCGTATCGCCTCCGCGGTAGGGGAGCTTGGGGAGATCGGTGTTAGATGGATGGAGCTTAGGGGACAGCTGGTCAAGGCCCAGAGGGATTTGGAGTCCGCTTGGAGTGCCATGGAAGCCCTCAGCGCAAAGTACGATCGTTGCAGGGATAGGATGGCCCGGGCCATGGAGGCCCTTGGTAGGGTGGACATGGCGTTGGAGGAGCTGAGACGCCGGGAGGCATCCTGTGCCAAGGAGCTGGAGGACCTAATGACGACCTGGGAGGAGGTCTACCCTTATCCTGGTGTGTACGAGGGGCCTCCGGGAGATGGGTTGAGGGGTAAGATCCGGGAGCTGGAGAGGGCCATAAGGGAGATGGGGCCCGTGGACATGGGGGTCCTTTCGGAGTCCCGGTCGCTTGACGAGCGGTTGGAGTTCTTAAAGGGGCAGATAGACGATTCCCGAAGGGCCATGGCTGATCTTGAGCGGGTCATTGCGGAGGCGGATCAGAGGGCCCAGACGGTTTTCATGAGGTCCCTTAAGGACATAGACGACCGGTTTGATTCCCTGTTCAAGCGGCTGTTCGGCGGAGGGGAGGCTCATCTGGAGGTGATGGACTCCGGGGGGCTTTGGGACTCCGGGGTTGAGATAACCGCGAGGCCCCCGGGCAAGAGGCCCCAGGGGATAGCCCAGCTTTCCGGTGGGGAGCAGTCGTTGACGGCGGTGGCGCTGCTGTTCTCGTCCCTTGAGGTGGCGGGCTGTCCCATAGCGGTGCTGGACGAGGTGGACGCCGCGTTGGATGAGGTTAACCTAAGGCGTTTTGCGGACCTTGCGGCGGAGAGCTCTGCGGAGAGGCAGATACTGGTCATGACCCACAGACGGATAACCATGGAGAGGGCGGGGCTCCTGTACGGGGTGACATTGAGGGAGCCCGGGCTTTCCCAGGTTGTGGGGGTTAAGCTGGAGGAATGGGATTGA
- a CDS encoding tRNA1(Val) (adenine(37)-N6)-methyltransferase, producing the protein MGLRSTLDDLLWGNLRAEQPAEGFGPRVTVDTVLLGAYVKVRGGSRVLELGCAHGILSLMLVKRALAAGRHIQVVGIDIQRDLVDMALRNRDRHGLGDYARFYSMDMRDVAGDWEEAPFDAVVVNPPYEDPNRSRPSPRGPVALAVHGVMCSLEDVFRAASRVLKPKGRFFMVMRAHRMAEALCGMRDFKLEPKRLTAVHPKPERAASVFLAEAVKCAKPGMVVESPLFIYGSHGEYTERLLKAYREEGL; encoded by the coding sequence ATGGGATTGAGGAGCACACTTGACGACCTTCTTTGGGGCAACCTAAGGGCGGAGCAGCCCGCGGAGGGGTTTGGCCCCAGGGTTACGGTGGATACGGTTCTGCTCGGGGCCTACGTTAAGGTTCGAGGCGGTTCCCGGGTGCTGGAGCTGGGCTGTGCCCATGGGATCCTGTCGCTGATGTTGGTTAAGCGGGCGTTGGCGGCGGGCAGGCATATCCAGGTGGTGGGGATTGACATCCAGAGGGACCTGGTGGATATGGCGCTTAGGAACCGGGATCGCCACGGCCTTGGGGACTACGCCCGGTTCTACAGCATGGACATGAGGGACGTAGCCGGGGATTGGGAGGAGGCACCGTTTGACGCGGTGGTGGTGAACCCTCCCTACGAGGATCCCAACAGGAGCAGGCCGAGTCCCAGGGGCCCGGTGGCCCTGGCGGTCCACGGGGTCATGTGCAGCCTGGAGGACGTGTTCAGGGCCGCGTCCAGGGTGCTAAAACCCAAGGGCAGGTTCTTCATGGTGATGAGGGCCCACAGGATGGCGGAGGCCCTTTGTGGCATGAGGGACTTTAAGCTGGAGCCGAAGCGCCTGACCGCGGTGCATCCCAAGCCAGAAAGGGCCGCTTCGGTTTTCCTGGCGGAGGCGGTCAAGTGTGCTAAGCCGGGGATGGTGGTAGAGAGTCCCCTTTTCATCTATGGATCCCACGGGGAGTACACGGAGAGGCTTCTTAAGGCCTACCGCGAGGAGGGACTTTGA